The Pseudomonas aeruginosa genome includes the window CCACTTTCTATACTGTCCCCATTTCGGGTCACCGCTCGTCGCCGAAAACCTTCCCGGCGCACCTCTAGCCAGCGCCTCGGCAGAAAAAACGCGCCTTTTCGGCGCCTGGTTTGCTTTTTGCATTTTCCTGCCCAACCTTGGAACAGCTGCCCGCCATGCCGACCGATACCCTGCACCGACTGCTGCTCGACAACCTGACCACCGCGGTGATCCTGCTCAACGGCGAATTGCGCCTGGAGTACATGAACCCGGCGGCGGAGATGCTCCTGGCCGTGAGCGGCCAGCGCAGCCACGGGCAATTCATCAGCGAGCTGTTCACCGAATCGCCGGAAGCCTTGAACTCGCTGCGCCAGGCGGTGGAACAGGCGCATCCGTTCACCAAGCGCGAAGCGACCCTGACCTCGATCACCGGCGTCAGCATCACGGTCGACTATGCGGTGACGCCCATCCTCAACCGCAACGAGACGCTGCTGCTGCTCGAGGTCCATCCGCGCGACCGGCTGATGCGGATCACCCGCGAAGAAGCGCAGTTGTCCAAGCAGGAGACCACCAAGCTGCTGGTGCGCGGGCTCGCCCACGAGATCAAGAACCCGCTCGGCGGCATCCGCGGCGCAGCGCAACTGCTATCCCGCGAGCTGCCGGAAGAGTCGCTGAAGGACTACACCAACGTCATCATCGAAGAAGCCGACCGGTTGCGGAACCTGGTGGACCGCATGCTCGGCTCGAACAAACTGCCGAACCTGGCGCCGACCAACATCCATGAGGTGCTGGAGCGGGTCAGCAGCCTGGTGGAAGCGGAGAGCCAGGGCAGCATCACCCTGGTCCGCGACTACGACCCGAGCATCCCCGACCTGCTGCTCGACCGCGAGCAAATGATCCAGGCCGTGCTCAACATGGTACGCAACGCCATGCAGGCGATCGCCGGGCAGAACGACCTGCGCCTCGGTCGCATCACCCTGCGCAGCCGTACCCTGCGCCAGTTCACCATCGGCCACACGCGTCACCGCCTGGTGTGCAAGGTGGAGATCATCGACAACGGCCCGGGCATCCCGGCCGAGCTCCAGGAAACCATCTTCTACCCCATGGTCAGCGGCCGTCCGGACGGTACCGGACTCGGCCTGGCCATCGCCCAGAACATCATCAGCCAGCACCAGGGGCTGATTGAATGCGAGAGCCACCCCGGCCATACCGTGTTCAGTCTGTTCCTGCCCCTGGAACAAGGAGTGCATTGACCATGAGCCGATCAGAGACCGTCTGGATCGTCGACGACGACCGCTCCATCCGCTGGGTACTGGAAAAAGCCCTGCAACAGGAAGGCATGACCACGGTGAGCTTCGACAGCGCCGACAGCGTGATCGGCCGCCTCGGCCGGCAGCAGCCGGACGTGATCATCTCCGATATCCGCATGCCCGGCGCCAGCGGCCTCGACCTGCTGGCGCAGATCCGCGAACTGCATCCGCGCCTGCCGGTGATCATCATGACCGCGCATTCCGACCTCGACAGCGCGGTGGCCTCCTACCAGGGCGGCGCCTTCGAATACCTGCCCAAGCCGTTCGACGTCGACGAGGCGGTCTCCCTGGTCAAGCGCGCCAACCAGCACGCCCAGGAGCAGCAGGGCCTGGAGCTGCCGGCGAACCAGGCGCGCACGCCGGAGATCATCGGCGAGGCGCCGGCGATGCAGGAGGTATTCCGCGCCATCGGCCGCCTCAGCCATTCCAACATCACCGTGCTGATCAACGGCGAATCGGGTACCGGCAAGGAGCTGGTCGCCCATGCCCTGCATCGCCACAGCCCGCGCGCAGCCTCGCCATTCATCGCGCTGAACATGGCGGCGATCCCCAAGGACCTGATGGAATCCGAGCTGTTCGGCCATGAGAAGGGCGCCTTCACCGGGGCCGCCGCCCAGCGCCGCGGACGCTTCGAGCAAGCCGATGGCGGCACCCTGTTCCTCGACGAGATCGGCGACATGCCGGCCGACACCCAGACCCGCCTGCTGCGCGTCCTGGCCGACGGCGAGTTCTACCGGGTCGGCGGGCACACGCCGGTGAAGGTCGACGTGCGGATCATCGCCGCCACCCACCAGAACCTGGAAAGCCTGGTGCGCGACGGCAAGTTCCGCGAGGACCTGTTCCATCGCCTGAACGTGATCCGCATCCACATCCCGCGGCTGGCCGACCGCCGCGAGGACATCCCGGCGCTGGCCCGGCACTTCCTCAGCCGCGCCGCCCAGGAGCTGGCGGTGGAACCCAAGCTGCTGAAGGCGGAAACCGAGGAGTACCTGAAGAACC containing:
- the ntrB gene encoding two-component system sensor histidine kinase NtrB, giving the protein MPTDTLHRLLLDNLTTAVILLNGELRLEYMNPAAEMLLAVSGQRSHGQFISELFTESPEALNSLRQAVEQAHPFTKREATLTSITGVSITVDYAVTPILNRNETLLLLEVHPRDRLMRITREEAQLSKQETTKLLVRGLAHEIKNPLGGIRGAAQLLSRELPEESLKDYTNVIIEEADRLRNLVDRMLGSNKLPNLAPTNIHEVLERVSSLVEAESQGSITLVRDYDPSIPDLLLDREQMIQAVLNMVRNAMQAIAGQNDLRLGRITLRSRTLRQFTIGHTRHRLVCKVEIIDNGPGIPAELQETIFYPMVSGRPDGTGLGLAIAQNIISQHQGLIECESHPGHTVFSLFLPLEQGVH
- the ntrC gene encoding two-component system response regulator NtrC produces the protein MSRSETVWIVDDDRSIRWVLEKALQQEGMTTVSFDSADSVIGRLGRQQPDVIISDIRMPGASGLDLLAQIRELHPRLPVIIMTAHSDLDSAVASYQGGAFEYLPKPFDVDEAVSLVKRANQHAQEQQGLELPANQARTPEIIGEAPAMQEVFRAIGRLSHSNITVLINGESGTGKELVAHALHRHSPRAASPFIALNMAAIPKDLMESELFGHEKGAFTGAAAQRRGRFEQADGGTLFLDEIGDMPADTQTRLLRVLADGEFYRVGGHTPVKVDVRIIAATHQNLESLVRDGKFREDLFHRLNVIRIHIPRLADRREDIPALARHFLSRAAQELAVEPKLLKAETEEYLKNLGWPGNVRQLENTCRWITVMASGREVHIDDLPPELLTQPQDSAPAANWEQALRQWADQALGRGQSNLLDSAVPAFERIMIETALKHTAGRRRDAAVLLGWGRNTLTRKIKELGMNVDGADDEGDD